In Natronincola ferrireducens, the DNA window TATAGGGAATTATGGGAAGTCCTCTACGGAACATTACAGATAGAGGAACCGAAAGAGAAACCGAAAGAAGAACCAAAGGGGGAACTAAGAGAAATGAAACATTACAAAATTGCTTTAACTGACGTTGTGGAAGTAGATCCACTGGCCCTAAAAGTATCCGTACAGGACATGGTCGCAAACAGAATTAATTTATCTAACTTTGTTACCAGCGGGTATCAGTGGCACCATGAAAATGGAACTACTTATCCTTTGGGGATATTGGTTAGCGAAGGAAGAGTTATAAATGATAGACAGCCTCATGGTAAACCAGCAGGAACATTAATCGTATACAAGAACGGTTCTGTAGCGGTTAAAGAACTCTTAAGCATTAAAGGGGAAAAAGATGTATGGTTTGCGGTAAGCGGGTGCGGAATCCTGCCAACTATCAATATGGCATCAGCAGGGTTTGTAGGGGCATACTCTGATATTGCTAGGAGTACGGATCGTCCAGTGATTGGTTATAATCCGGAAAAGAAAAAGATAGTTATTGCAGTAAGGCCTAGCAGCGACATTAACAGAGGACAGTTAACACTTAAAAATCTAGGGTGCACGATGGGGATCACCTTGGATGGTGGGGGATCTACGGTATTAAAGGTAGGTGGCAAATTAATAAAATCAACTACAAGACGATTATATTCTGTAATCACTTGGTAAGGAGGGATAAAATGAACTATAAACAAATCATTAACACAACAATAGCAGCCCTTGGAACGACTTTAACGTACTTAATAGGAGGGTGGGATGCTATCTTGAAGATTTTAGCTGTCTTGATGATCATTGA includes these proteins:
- a CDS encoding N-acetylmuramoyl-L-alanine amidase — translated: MNPLIVISAGHGGSDPGAVANGMLEKDYTLLISLYQYKRFKESGVPVSLVRDWDIALGNVLRASMVKNSGAKYCIDNHCNAAVSTSAQGVEVIHSIHNDGKLAHAIVEALAAEGIPKRATPVYCRSLPNNSKQDYYFMHRWTGNVQTNIIEYDFISNTQGAQRIKENWERYAEAVVRAYCLFLNIPYKAPIVKVDNDPILEWAKRQGYNIAKADDKITYRELWEVLYGTLQIEEPKEKPKEEPKGELREMKHYKIALTDVVEVDPLALKVSVQDMVANRINLSNFVTSGYQWHHENGTTYPLGILVSEGRVINDRQPHGKPAGTLIVYKNGSVAVKELLSIKGEKDVWFAVSGCGILPTINMASAGFVGAYSDIARSTDRPVIGYNPEKKKIVIAVRPSSDINRGQLTLKNLGCTMGITLDGGGSTVLKVGGKLIKSTTRRLYSVITW